A region of Halorussus limi DNA encodes the following proteins:
- a CDS encoding phosphate uptake regulator PhoU, translating to MEARKVQKVGGGTYTVSMPVDWADEHDIEAGDLLYLYPHLDGSLTIRRNEKDQSELSNVEIVLTDSEVSTAKRMFQAAYTAGFDKITLYPEDIFARKQRQAVISLSRELTGIEVAEESESQITVQGLLDASEVSIRQSVIQLRFNTLSMHEAAIAAFAGDATEVEYISRRDDEADRVFQLITRHFNRSLKDFDELNQLGLSRRELFAYYFTARQLERVADHAVKIANVASRYDGEIDEELRSEVRSLGSDSRQIVEDSTDAVINDYSAGEIHSTLNFCNRVTEDVSVIDEALVDRTPKEAFVVTRVLDSIDRTAKYGKNIAECALQNSLWS from the coding sequence ATGGAAGCACGAAAGGTCCAAAAAGTCGGTGGTGGCACGTATACGGTCTCGATGCCCGTCGACTGGGCAGACGAACACGACATCGAAGCGGGTGACTTATTGTATCTCTATCCGCATCTTGATGGATCACTCACCATTCGACGGAATGAGAAGGACCAGAGTGAACTTTCGAACGTCGAGATTGTCCTGACGGATTCAGAAGTATCGACAGCTAAGCGGATGTTCCAGGCTGCTTACACTGCGGGTTTCGATAAAATTACTCTGTATCCAGAAGATATCTTTGCGAGGAAACAACGGCAAGCGGTTATTTCTCTCTCACGAGAACTCACTGGTATCGAAGTTGCTGAGGAATCAGAGTCTCAGATAACCGTTCAAGGGCTATTGGATGCGAGTGAAGTCTCGATCCGCCAGTCAGTTATCCAGCTCCGATTCAACACACTGTCGATGCACGAGGCAGCTATTGCCGCCTTCGCTGGAGACGCTACTGAAGTAGAGTATATTTCACGGCGGGATGACGAAGCGGACCGTGTCTTCCAGCTAATCACCCGTCACTTCAACCGCTCTCTCAAGGATTTCGACGAGCTAAATCAACTCGGGCTCTCCCGACGGGAGTTGTTTGCGTATTATTTCACGGCTCGTCAGCTCGAACGGGTAGCGGATCACGCCGTCAAAATTGCGAATGTGGCGAGTCGCTATGATGGCGAGATCGACGAAGAACTACGGTCAGAGGTCCGGTCCCTTGGGTCCGACTCTCGACAAATCGTCGAAGACTCCACAGATGCTGTGATCAACGATTACTCTGCCGGGGAAATCCATTCTACTCTCAACTTCTGTAACCGAGTTACCGAGGACGTATCTGTCATAGACGAGGCTCTAGTAGACCGAACGCCGAAAGAAGCATTCGTCGTTACTCGCGTCCTTGATAGCATAGATCGAACAGCGAAATACGGAAAGAACATCGCCGAATGTGCGCTACAAAATTCCCTTTGGTCGTAA
- a CDS encoding PstS family phosphate ABC transporter substrate-binding protein, with amino-acid sequence MAQNSGNFSGNVSRRKFLLTASTVGTVGVAGCTRGSDTNGTTTDSNGNNGTSESEALSGDIRISGSSTVYPIAQEVSRQFQQDHSEVGFNLTRDGSSGGFKNVFIPGDSDINNSSRPIADKEVQQCRDNGFEPVEFFIAQDALTIVVNNEADFIDSISLKELQTIWSPDTAPKTWSDVNSDWPDEPLDLYGAATTSGTFDYFTEAVVGEEGKIRGDFEGTEEDDLIAQGVAGSKYAMGYLPFAYYTNNPDTVKALSVSEGGSEPVEPSLKAAQSGNYPLARPLFFYANMNKLQQKNHLQEFIRFYINEADEDYIANEIGYVPSSKQMVEDNLNNLEAAIAGEYEFSR; translated from the coding sequence ATGGCACAAAACTCGGGGAATTTCTCCGGCAATGTATCACGACGGAAATTCCTTCTTACTGCTAGTACTGTCGGAACTGTAGGTGTCGCTGGATGTACAAGAGGCAGCGATACAAACGGAACGACGACCGACAGTAATGGAAACAACGGTACTAGTGAATCAGAAGCCCTATCTGGGGATATCCGAATTTCGGGGAGCAGTACCGTTTACCCGATTGCCCAAGAGGTTAGTCGACAGTTTCAACAGGATCACTCGGAGGTCGGTTTCAACCTGACTCGAGACGGGAGCTCCGGTGGTTTCAAGAACGTCTTCATCCCCGGCGATAGCGACATTAACAACTCGAGTCGTCCCATCGCAGATAAAGAGGTACAGCAGTGTCGGGACAACGGTTTCGAGCCCGTGGAGTTCTTCATCGCGCAGGACGCCCTCACCATCGTCGTCAACAATGAGGCCGACTTCATCGACTCGATAAGCCTCAAAGAGCTACAAACGATTTGGTCGCCGGATACGGCACCCAAGACCTGGTCGGACGTCAACTCCGATTGGCCGGACGAGCCGCTCGACCTCTACGGCGCTGCGACTACTTCCGGCACCTTCGACTACTTCACCGAAGCCGTCGTCGGCGAGGAGGGCAAGATCCGCGGGGACTTCGAAGGTACCGAAGAAGACGACCTCATCGCGCAAGGGGTTGCAGGAAGCAAATATGCGATGGGGTATCTCCCGTTCGCCTACTACACAAACAACCCTGACACGGTGAAAGCGCTTAGTGTCAGCGAAGGCGGGAGCGAGCCCGTTGAACCGAGTCTCAAAGCTGCGCAGAGCGGGAACTACCCGCTGGCTCGACCACTGTTCTTCTACGCTAACATGAACAAACTCCAGCAGAAGAACCACCTGCAGGAGTTCATCCGGTTCTACATCAACGAGGCCGACGAGGACTACATCGCCAACGAAATCGGCTACGTCCCGAGTAGCAAGCAGATGGTCGAAGATAACCTGAACAACCTCGAAGCTGCGATCGCCGGTGAATACGAGTTCAGCAGGTGA
- a CDS encoding energy-coupling factor transporter transmembrane component T family protein: MKRRVPVVYNDRDTWLHRRDPRAKLGVFVAMLLYMYVAPTWEWMVVSVGIGLGMVALARVPPKWIGALLALQLVNVLGILAFPAIQRMVAGGTAFGGNFDFGLKLALSWQSALLVSASLFTTMELTEITDGLRKLSVPELLCFTLEYVFLLFYVTISDLFRIMDGMKVKGLEIETRNPLKFAKNVPSLAVPMFMTVLQRSNTMMSVLTMRGYSFSNEGRELRHDLQFDGGDTMLVVAAVAVLTVTGAVNFGLLTVPFLPASGA; the protein is encoded by the coding sequence ATGAAGCGGCGCGTGCCGGTCGTCTACAACGACCGCGATACGTGGCTCCACCGCCGTGACCCGCGGGCGAAACTCGGCGTGTTCGTGGCGATGCTCCTGTATATGTACGTTGCACCGACCTGGGAGTGGATGGTGGTGTCGGTCGGCATCGGCCTCGGGATGGTCGCACTCGCTCGCGTTCCCCCCAAGTGGATCGGCGCGCTCTTGGCTCTGCAACTGGTGAACGTGCTCGGAATCCTGGCGTTTCCGGCCATCCAGCGCATGGTAGCCGGCGGCACGGCCTTCGGTGGCAACTTCGACTTTGGACTCAAACTCGCACTGTCCTGGCAGTCCGCACTCCTCGTCAGCGCCAGCCTCTTCACCACGATGGAACTCACCGAGATTACCGACGGCCTGCGGAAGCTCAGCGTTCCTGAACTCCTCTGCTTCACGTTAGAGTACGTCTTCCTGCTATTCTACGTCACCATCAGTGATCTCTTCCGTATAATGGACGGCATGAAGGTCAAAGGCCTTGAGATCGAGACGCGGAACCCACTCAAGTTCGCCAAGAACGTGCCGAGTTTGGCAGTCCCGATGTTCATGACGGTCCTCCAACGGTCGAACACGATGATGTCGGTGCTGACGATGCGCGGGTACTCGTTCTCGAACGAGGGACGGGAGCTCCGCCACGACCTGCAATTCGACGGTGGAGACACTATGCTCGTGGTGGCGGCAGTAGCGGTTCTCACTGTCACCGGAGCTGTCAACTTCGGCTTGCTGACCGTCCCGTTTTTGCCAGCATCTGGAGCGTGA
- a CDS encoding PstS family phosphate ABC transporter substrate-binding protein — translation MAQDSEQFSDVVSRRKFLLTSGVAGVAGLAGCTGNSDTSDSSGSESNNGGNEGNDGSTDGNDKTTESQTLSGDIRISGSSTVYPVAQEVSRQFQQDHSEVGFNLTRDGSSGGFKNVFIPGDSDINNSSRPIADKEVQQCRDNGFEPVEFFIAQDALTIIVNNEADFIDSISLEDLKTIWSPDTAPKMWSDVNSDWPNEPLDLYGAATTSGTFDYFTEAVVGKEGKIRGDFEGTEEDDLIAQGVQGNKYAMGYLPFAYYTNNPDSVKALSVSEGGSKPVEPSLKAAQSGNYPLARPLFFYANMNKLQQKNHLQEFVRFYVNEADEDYIANEIGYVPSSKQMVEDNLNNLEAAIAGEYEFSR, via the coding sequence ATGGCACAAGATTCGGAGCAGTTCTCAGATGTCGTATCGCGTCGGAAATTCCTGCTCACGTCTGGAGTGGCTGGGGTCGCTGGCCTCGCTGGATGTACCGGTAATAGCGACACGTCGGACTCGTCTGGCAGCGAGAGCAACAATGGGGGTAACGAAGGCAATGATGGGAGCACTGACGGGAACGACAAAACCACCGAGTCGCAGACTTTGTCCGGCGATATCCGCATCTCCGGTAGTAGTACGGTTTACCCGGTGGCCCAGGAGGTTAGTCGTCAATTCCAGCAGGATCACTCGGAGGTCGGTTTCAACCTGACTCGGGACGGGAGCTCCGGTGGGTTCAAGAACGTCTTCATCCCCGGCGATAGCGACATCAATAACTCGAGTCGTCCCATCGCAGACAAAGAGGTACAGCAGTGTCGGGACAACGGTTTTGAGCCCGTGGAGTTCTTCATCGCGCAGGACGCGCTCACTATCATCGTCAACAACGAGGCCGACTTCATCGACTCGATAAGCCTCGAAGACCTCAAGACAATCTGGTCGCCGGATACTGCCCCGAAGATGTGGTCGGACGTCAACTCCGACTGGCCGAACGAGCCGCTCGACCTCTACGGCGCTGCGACCACCTCCGGCACCTTCGACTACTTCACAGAAGCGGTCGTCGGCAAGGAGGGCAAGATCCGCGGGGACTTCGAAGGTACTGAGGAAGACGACCTAATCGCGCAGGGCGTGCAGGGCAATAAGTACGCGATGGGCTACCTCCCGTTCGCCTACTATACGAACAATCCCGACTCGGTGAAAGCACTCAGTGTCAGCGAAGGCGGGAGCAAGCCGGTCGAACCGAGCCTCAAAGCTGCACAGAGCGGGAATTACCCGCTAGCCCGACCGCTGTTCTTCTACGCCAACATGAACAAACTCCAGCAGAAGAACCATCTACAGGAATTCGTCCGGTTCTACGTCAACGAGGCCGACGAGGACTACATCGCCAACGAGATCGGCTACGTCCCGAGCAGCAAGCAGATGGTCGAAGATAACCTGAACAACCTCGAAGCTGCGATCGCCGGTGAGTACGAGTTCAGCCGATAA
- a CDS encoding DUF7511 domain-containing protein, whose product MKQPVFQSSHPMSERPLTTDDWSGSTDDYANTTRDPVKSVSAQPTLDLRLTIVKYHEQPDRGTIHPPELTGSNRMETWLTANMSAFVALSEWQ is encoded by the coding sequence ATGAAACAACCAGTTTTCCAGTCAAGTCACCCAATGAGTGAACGTCCTCTCACGACCGACGATTGGTCCGGCTCCACGGACGATTACGCCAACACTACGAGAGATCCGGTAAAATCAGTCTCGGCACAACCGACTCTAGACCTGCGTCTAACCATCGTGAAATACCACGAGCAACCAGATCGGGGAACGATACATCCGCCGGAGTTGACCGGAAGTAATCGGATGGAGACCTGGTTGACCGCAAATATGTCTGCGTTTGTTGCACTCTCGGAGTGGCAGTAG
- the pstC gene encoding phosphate ABC transporter permease subunit PstC, with amino-acid sequence MQPDTNSLQRNEFVVRKEQLYRALIAGCGILTILVTVGIVLSLSGKAFTFWANVSPIEFFTGTKWSPIISQSYGVLPLVSGTLIVTFFSALIALPVGLAAAIYLSEYASERARSILKPALEILAGVPTVIYGYMALVYITPLVDSVLPLSVRVLPPGLPVVPEFTFIMPSLRTFNALSASIVVGIMIIPMVSSISEDALSSVPDSLREAAYGLGSTKFDVSTKVVVPAATSGVVASYVLALSRAIGETMAVTMAMGMSPQMPYFPNVLRNLAESSQTMTAAIVQIAGADQTPGATYEAMFAIAMTLFVITLGMNVLAELVRRHFREVYE; translated from the coding sequence ATGCAACCGGACACCAATTCATTACAACGGAATGAGTTTGTTGTCCGGAAGGAGCAACTGTATAGGGCATTGATAGCGGGGTGTGGGATTTTGACGATTCTCGTAACGGTCGGAATCGTTCTCTCGCTTTCTGGGAAGGCGTTTACGTTCTGGGCGAACGTCTCACCGATCGAGTTCTTTACCGGCACGAAGTGGAGTCCGATTATTAGCCAGTCGTACGGGGTACTTCCGCTCGTCAGCGGAACACTCATCGTGACGTTCTTTTCCGCATTGATCGCACTGCCAGTTGGTCTGGCTGCCGCGATATATCTAAGTGAGTACGCGAGCGAGCGAGCGCGATCAATCCTCAAACCGGCGCTCGAGATTCTCGCTGGCGTTCCGACGGTAATCTACGGCTATATGGCACTCGTGTACATCACACCGCTGGTAGACAGCGTGCTTCCGCTTTCAGTTCGGGTACTTCCGCCCGGACTCCCAGTCGTACCGGAGTTCACGTTCATCATGCCGTCGCTACGCACGTTCAACGCGCTATCTGCAAGTATCGTCGTCGGGATCATGATAATCCCGATGGTCTCCTCGATTAGTGAGGACGCTCTCAGTTCGGTTCCGGATAGTCTTCGGGAGGCCGCTTACGGTCTCGGTTCGACTAAGTTCGACGTCTCGACGAAAGTAGTCGTTCCCGCAGCAACCTCCGGAGTCGTCGCATCGTACGTCCTCGCGCTCTCGCGAGCGATCGGTGAAACGATGGCCGTAACGATGGCGATGGGCATGAGTCCACAAATGCCCTACTTCCCGAACGTACTCCGTAACTTAGCCGAGTCCAGTCAGACGATGACTGCCGCGATCGTCCAGATTGCGGGAGCCGACCAGACGCCCGGAGCGACGTACGAGGCGATGTTTGCCATCGCCATGACGCTGTTCGTCATCACGCTGGGGATGAACGTCCTCGCCGAGCTAGTCCGACGACACTTCAGGGAGGTGTACGAATAA
- a CDS encoding ABC transporter ATP-binding protein, producing MLSVDSFTFTYPTQDDPALSDLTVQVDEGEVLGVVGPVEAGKTTLAMSLASFAPQNTGGTTSGDISVAGRDPREADDNKVAMVFEDYAAQLTQVRVIDEVIAPLVNRGIPRDEATEHARDLLERVRMADTEDKFTWELSGGQQQRLAIAAALAIDPEVMIFDTARDMLDPEGRDDVGNLVASLAGEKTLVVTENDPDALVGIADKLLVLNDGQRVAFGPADDLLRDQELFERIGVAPPVCCEIANDVGLAGNPLTPGEFLDASERHRTANSRGSDVTVQAPDGGIPKAADFGEPLVRVEGARYEYGTDEVAVDEVDFTVHEGEVHAVIGGNGAGKTTFSKLLAGLFEPTAGTVSVDGDSTEGRTARNVAETVGIALQNPDEQLSEQTVEAELRFPLEKRQYEKTGLLGLSKRERYDKEFIDSRVEDVRRLVGLDEEQLDEDPMFLPRGQRRQVNMASALMPDPDVLVLDEPVAGVDATAHRHVEQTISRLTDQGKGVVVIDHDMDFVCEVADTITVLDDGSIAMQGPTKEVFDRDNWEWLTSRHLLPPRPARLARQVGIEALTADEFVEQFASRVEVSG from the coding sequence ATGCTTAGCGTAGATTCGTTCACGTTCACGTACCCGACGCAGGACGACCCTGCATTGTCGGACCTGACGGTCCAGGTCGACGAGGGTGAGGTACTCGGTGTCGTCGGGCCGGTCGAAGCCGGGAAGACGACCCTGGCGATGAGTCTCGCCAGTTTCGCACCCCAAAACACCGGGGGGACGACCAGTGGTGACATCTCTGTCGCCGGACGCGACCCACGCGAGGCCGACGACAACAAGGTCGCAATGGTGTTCGAGGACTACGCCGCCCAACTCACCCAGGTTCGGGTCATCGACGAAGTCATCGCACCGCTGGTGAACCGCGGCATTCCGCGCGACGAGGCGACCGAGCATGCGCGTGACCTGCTCGAACGGGTCCGCATGGCCGACACCGAAGACAAGTTCACCTGGGAACTCTCTGGCGGCCAACAGCAGCGGCTGGCCATCGCTGCCGCACTCGCCATCGACCCCGAGGTAATGATATTCGACACCGCACGGGACATGCTTGATCCTGAGGGCCGCGACGATGTCGGGAACCTCGTCGCGTCGCTTGCCGGTGAGAAGACGCTCGTTGTCACAGAAAATGACCCTGACGCGCTGGTCGGCATTGCCGACAAACTGCTCGTCCTCAACGACGGTCAGCGCGTCGCATTCGGCCCTGCTGACGACCTCCTTCGAGACCAGGAACTCTTCGAGCGGATCGGGGTCGCTCCACCGGTCTGCTGTGAGATTGCGAACGATGTCGGGTTAGCTGGGAACCCGCTGACGCCGGGCGAGTTCCTCGACGCGTCTGAGCGTCATCGCACCGCTAATTCACGAGGATCGGATGTAACGGTGCAAGCACCGGATGGGGGCATCCCTAAAGCAGCGGACTTCGGCGAACCGCTCGTCCGCGTCGAAGGTGCCAGGTACGAGTACGGTACCGACGAGGTGGCAGTGGATGAAGTGGACTTCACCGTCCACGAGGGGGAGGTTCATGCGGTCATCGGTGGCAACGGTGCCGGGAAGACGACGTTCAGCAAACTTCTCGCTGGCCTGTTCGAGCCGACGGCAGGGACGGTGTCCGTTGACGGCGACTCGACTGAGGGCCGTACTGCGCGCAACGTTGCAGAAACGGTCGGCATCGCCCTCCAGAACCCCGACGAACAACTCTCCGAACAGACCGTCGAAGCGGAACTCCGTTTTCCGCTCGAAAAGCGCCAGTACGAAAAAACCGGGCTGCTGGGCCTCTCGAAGCGTGAACGTTACGACAAGGAATTCATCGATTCCCGCGTGGAGGACGTGCGTCGCCTTGTCGGGTTAGACGAGGAGCAACTCGACGAGGACCCCATGTTCTTGCCACGCGGCCAGCGGCGGCAGGTGAACATGGCGAGCGCGTTGATGCCCGACCCGGACGTGCTGGTTCTCGACGAACCAGTTGCCGGTGTAGACGCCACAGCTCATCGCCACGTCGAGCAGACGATCTCCCGATTGACTGACCAAGGGAAAGGAGTCGTCGTCATCGACCACGATATGGACTTCGTCTGTGAGGTGGCCGATACGATCACGGTTCTTGATGATGGGTCTATCGCGATGCAGGGACCGACGAAAGAAGTGTTCGACCGCGATAACTGGGAGTGGCTGACAAGTCGGCATCTGCTTCCGCCTCGTCCCGCCCGGCTCGCACGGCAGGTCGGTATCGAGGCGTTAACCGCCGATGAATTCGTCGAACAATTTGCTTCGCGCGTGGAGGTGTCAGGATGA
- the pstA gene encoding phosphate ABC transporter permease PstA produces MAAEEDTASQLRQTSRLRFEHLKGRLFEAGLVGATLLGIVSLLVLFGYIAFDAFRPLTASVRWYLLYFGTLVTPTAAFTLYARRRPAVRAANARAFAVILGGLTVSCVSYVVAEALSPYDIFVYALFGGVPPILVALYGRTTDDNSYIGPAIPVSILVGFGVANLFYGTIRPLVDILARWITYFGVVTVPVAVIMGVVVSRRWSRQRGLYAAGAVIVTSLLVAVGGIALGIDPSFWIVLSSALVLPTVYVVGETVATDPEGRIGVLGPFVVIGGIVVGAVLERQLGIEGLESYVTPTLLLTSWNGLDAGQAGVYPQIVGSIIIVGFMALLAFPVGVGAAVYLEEYAASTGWSGRLAALLEVNISNLAGVPSVVYGILGLALFRNTLGFGTGVVISAAGTLGLLILPIVVVSAQEALRSVPDSLRQASYGMGASRWQTLRNVVLPEAVPGILTGTILALARAIGETAPLVIIAVATTKYSPPEGIFSSATALPLQIFAARSNVSAAFRHGVVPATAVVLLTLMLVMNTAAIVIRNRYESDN; encoded by the coding sequence ATGGCGGCCGAAGAAGACACGGCGAGTCAGTTGCGCCAGACCTCCCGTCTACGTTTCGAACACCTGAAAGGGCGGCTCTTCGAGGCGGGACTGGTCGGTGCGACGCTACTCGGTATCGTATCGCTACTCGTACTGTTCGGATACATCGCGTTCGACGCGTTCAGACCCTTGACGGCATCTGTCCGGTGGTACCTCCTCTACTTCGGGACGCTCGTCACACCGACCGCCGCGTTCACCCTTTACGCACGCCGTCGTCCGGCAGTGCGGGCCGCGAATGCGAGAGCGTTCGCAGTCATCCTCGGCGGTCTCACCGTGAGTTGCGTTTCGTACGTGGTGGCTGAAGCACTAAGCCCGTACGACATCTTCGTCTACGCGCTCTTTGGCGGTGTTCCCCCGATTCTAGTAGCACTCTACGGTCGGACCACGGACGATAACAGCTACATCGGGCCTGCGATTCCCGTCTCGATACTCGTCGGTTTCGGGGTCGCAAACCTCTTCTACGGAACGATTCGTCCGCTTGTCGACATCCTCGCGCGATGGATCACGTACTTCGGCGTGGTCACCGTCCCAGTCGCCGTGATTATGGGAGTCGTCGTGTCGCGTCGCTGGTCTCGTCAGCGTGGTCTCTACGCTGCCGGGGCCGTAATCGTGACATCCCTTCTCGTCGCTGTCGGTGGAATCGCGCTCGGCATCGACCCGTCGTTCTGGATCGTTCTCTCCTCGGCGTTGGTCCTCCCGACTGTTTACGTCGTCGGCGAAACTGTCGCAACGGACCCTGAGGGGCGAATTGGTGTCCTCGGTCCCTTCGTCGTCATCGGTGGAATCGTCGTGGGGGCAGTCCTTGAACGCCAACTCGGAATCGAGGGACTCGAGAGTTACGTGACGCCCACGCTCCTGTTGACTTCGTGGAACGGACTCGATGCCGGTCAAGCAGGAGTCTATCCGCAAATCGTCGGCTCGATCATCATCGTGGGTTTCATGGCGCTCTTAGCGTTCCCAGTTGGTGTCGGCGCTGCGGTTTACCTCGAAGAGTACGCAGCGAGTACTGGTTGGAGCGGGCGACTCGCAGCACTTCTCGAAGTGAACATCTCGAATCTTGCTGGTGTCCCCTCGGTCGTCTACGGGATTCTGGGACTGGCGCTGTTCAGGAACACGCTCGGATTTGGTACCGGTGTCGTCATCTCTGCGGCAGGGACACTCGGCTTGCTCATCCTGCCGATTGTCGTCGTGTCCGCACAGGAAGCGCTCCGATCGGTTCCGGATTCGCTACGTCAAGCCTCCTACGGCATGGGCGCCAGTCGGTGGCAGACGCTCCGGAACGTCGTACTTCCGGAAGCAGTTCCGGGGATACTCACCGGGACGATTCTCGCACTTGCTCGGGCTATCGGCGAGACAGCACCACTAGTCATCATCGCCGTCGCAACGACGAAGTACTCACCGCCAGAGGGCATATTCTCGTCCGCGACGGCACTCCCACTGCAAATCTTCGCCGCTCGCAGTAACGTTAGTGCAGCGTTTAGACATGGCGTGGTTCCAGCAACTGCCGTGGTGCTGCTTACCCTGATGCTGGTGATGAATACCGCTGCAATCGTAATTCGAAACCGATACGAAAGTGACAACTGA
- the pstB gene encoding phosphate ABC transporter ATP-binding protein PstB: MSDTDTTPTISTDVEDSTSERETRPTPDSDEAVIESRNLSVHYGDVQALQSIDLQIPNRQVTAIIGPSGCGKSTFLRCINRMNDLVEAATIDGKLLFNGTDVYEEDIDPVALRRRIGMVFQHPNPFPKSIYDNVAYGLRIQGITDDMDERVEQALKRAALWDEVKDQLDKSALDLSGGQQQRLCIARAIAVDPDVLLMDEPASALDPIATSKIEDLIEELAEEYTVAIVTHNMQQAARISDKTAVFLTGGELAEFGDTQKIFENPDSQRVEDYITGKFG, from the coding sequence ATGAGTGATACCGACACGACTCCGACGATATCGACAGACGTAGAGGATTCGACTTCCGAACGAGAAACCCGACCGACACCGGACTCAGATGAAGCGGTTATCGAGTCTCGGAATCTGAGCGTCCATTACGGAGATGTACAGGCACTTCAGAGTATCGACCTCCAAATACCGAACCGACAAGTGACCGCAATCATCGGGCCATCTGGTTGCGGGAAATCGACGTTCCTCCGATGTATCAATCGGATGAACGACCTTGTCGAGGCTGCAACAATCGACGGTAAACTACTCTTCAATGGGACCGACGTGTACGAGGAGGATATTGACCCCGTCGCACTGCGACGTCGGATTGGAATGGTCTTCCAGCATCCAAATCCGTTCCCGAAGAGTATTTACGATAACGTCGCCTACGGCCTCCGAATTCAAGGTATCACGGACGACATGGACGAACGGGTCGAACAGGCGCTCAAGCGTGCAGCGCTCTGGGACGAAGTCAAAGACCAACTCGATAAAAGCGCACTCGACCTCTCCGGTGGCCAACAACAACGTCTCTGTATTGCTCGGGCGATTGCAGTCGATCCCGACGTCCTCCTCATGGACGAACCGGCATCTGCGCTGGACCCGATAGCCACCTCGAAAATCGAAGACCTCATTGAGGAACTCGCCGAGGAATACACGGTCGCCATCGTCACCCACAACATGCAACAGGCCGCTCGAATCTCCGATAAGACGGCTGTCTTCCTCACCGGTGGTGAACTCGCCGAGTTCGGCGATACACAGAAGATCTTCGAGAATCCCGACAGCCAGCGTGTTGAGGACTACATTACCGGCAAATTCGGATAA